Proteins encoded in a region of the Streptomyces sp. NBC_01471 genome:
- the shc gene encoding squalene--hopene cyclase: MTATTDGSPGAMEPRAASATGTAETTESTETTDTILAGHPVRDAAERAAGRSVDYLLGTQDAQGWWKGDLETNVTMDAEDLLLRQFLGIQDERTTRAAGQFIRGEQRADGTWATFFEGPGELSTTIEAYVALRLAGDDPDAPHMALASAWIRAHGGVAASRVFTRIWLALFGWWKWDDLPELPPEMIFLPKWFPLNIYDFGCWARQTIVPLTVVSAKRPVRPAPFALDELHTDPADPNPAKRPAPLVSWDGAFQHLDRALHIYHKVAPRRLRKVAMNAAARWIIERQENDGCWGGIQPPAVYSVIALHLLGYDIDHPVMRAGLESLDRFAIWRADGARMIEACQSPVWDTCLATIALADAGLSPDHPALVRAAEWMLAEEIDRPGDWSVRRPGLAPGGWAFEFHNDNYPDIDDTAEVALALRRVRVPDRARLEGAIARGVRWNLGMQSKDGGWGAFDADNTSPFPNRLPFCDFGEVIDPPSADVTGHVVEMLAVEGKAHDPRTRRGVEWLLAEQEATGAWFGRWGVNYIYGTGSVVPALTAAGLPVSHPAIRRAVTWLESVQNEDGGWGEDLRSYKEEAWIGHGASTPSQTAWALLALLAAGERENKAVERGVTWLAETQRQDGAWDEPYFTGTGFPWDFSINYNLYRQVFPLTALGRYVHGEPFSGTRQGS, encoded by the coding sequence ATGACAGCGACGACCGACGGAAGCCCCGGAGCCATGGAGCCCCGCGCAGCCTCGGCAACCGGAACAGCTGAAACAACCGAATCCACGGAAACCACCGACACGATCCTTGCCGGGCACCCGGTGCGGGACGCCGCGGAGCGGGCCGCAGGGCGTTCGGTCGACTATCTGCTGGGAACCCAGGACGCCCAGGGCTGGTGGAAGGGCGACCTGGAGACGAACGTAACCATGGACGCCGAGGACCTGCTGCTGCGGCAGTTCCTCGGAATCCAGGACGAGCGCACCACGCGGGCCGCCGGACAGTTCATCCGCGGCGAGCAGCGCGCGGACGGCACCTGGGCCACGTTCTTCGAGGGCCCCGGCGAACTCTCCACGACCATCGAGGCGTACGTGGCGCTGCGGCTCGCCGGGGACGACCCCGACGCCCCGCACATGGCACTCGCGTCCGCCTGGATCCGCGCCCACGGAGGCGTGGCGGCGAGCCGGGTGTTCACCAGGATCTGGCTCGCTCTCTTCGGATGGTGGAAATGGGACGACCTCCCCGAGCTACCACCTGAGATGATTTTCCTGCCCAAGTGGTTCCCGCTCAACATCTACGATTTCGGCTGCTGGGCCCGGCAGACCATCGTGCCGCTGACCGTCGTCTCCGCGAAGCGCCCGGTCCGCCCGGCCCCCTTCGCGCTCGACGAACTGCACACCGACCCGGCCGATCCGAATCCGGCCAAGCGCCCGGCCCCGCTGGTCAGTTGGGACGGAGCCTTCCAGCACCTCGACCGGGCGCTGCACATCTACCACAAGGTCGCCCCGCGAAGACTCCGCAAGGTGGCCATGAACGCGGCAGCCCGCTGGATCATCGAGCGGCAGGAGAACGACGGCTGCTGGGGCGGCATCCAGCCGCCCGCCGTGTACTCGGTCATCGCCCTCCACCTGCTCGGCTACGACATCGACCACCCCGTGATGCGGGCGGGCCTGGAGTCGCTGGACCGGTTCGCCATCTGGCGCGCGGACGGCGCCCGCATGATCGAGGCCTGCCAGTCCCCGGTGTGGGACACCTGTCTGGCCACGATCGCGCTGGCCGACGCGGGCCTGAGCCCCGACCACCCGGCGCTCGTCAGGGCCGCCGAGTGGATGCTCGCCGAGGAGATCGACCGCCCCGGCGACTGGTCGGTGCGCCGCCCCGGACTCGCCCCCGGCGGCTGGGCCTTCGAGTTCCACAACGACAACTACCCCGACATCGACGACACCGCCGAGGTCGCCCTCGCACTGCGCCGGGTCCGGGTGCCGGACCGGGCACGGCTGGAAGGGGCCATCGCACGCGGCGTGCGCTGGAACCTCGGCATGCAGTCCAAGGACGGCGGCTGGGGCGCCTTCGACGCCGACAACACCAGCCCGTTCCCCAACCGGCTGCCGTTCTGCGACTTCGGCGAGGTCATCGACCCGCCGTCGGCCGACGTCACCGGCCATGTCGTGGAGATGCTCGCCGTCGAGGGCAAGGCGCACGACCCGCGCACCCGGCGCGGCGTCGAGTGGCTGCTCGCCGAACAGGAGGCGACCGGTGCCTGGTTCGGGCGCTGGGGCGTCAACTACATCTACGGCACCGGGTCGGTGGTCCCGGCCCTCACCGCGGCCGGGCTGCCCGTCTCCCACCCGGCGATCCGCCGTGCGGTCACCTGGCTGGAGTCCGTACAGAACGAGGACGGCGGCTGGGGCGAGGACCTGCGCTCGTACAAGGAGGAGGCGTGGATCGGGCACGGCGCTTCGACCCCCTCCCAGACCGCCTGGGCGCTGCTCGCGCTGCTCGCGGCGGGGGAGCGGGAGAACAAGGCCGTGGAACGGGGAGTCACCTGGCTCGCCGAGACGCAGCGCCAGGACGGCGCCTGGGACGAGCCGTACTTCACCGGTACCGGCTTCCCCTGGGACTTCTCGATCAACTACAACCTCTACCGGCAGGTCTTCCCGCTGACCGCGCTGGGACGGTACGTCCACGGTGAGCCCTTCTCCGGAACCCGGCAGGGGAGCTGA
- a CDS encoding polyprenyl synthetase family protein — protein sequence MSTVTGTRGEPVTPAADTVDIVALLERGRTLSSPVLRAAIDRLAPPMDTVAAYHFGWIDAEGRPADGDGGKAVRPALALLSAEAAGAAAEAGIPGAVAVELVHNFSLLHDDLMDGDEQRRHRDTVWKVHGPAQAILVGDALFALANEILLELGTVEAGRATRRLTTATRKLIDGQAQDISYEHRERVTVEECLEMEGNKTGALLACAVSIGAVLGGADDRTADTLEAYGYHLGLAFQAVDDLLGIWGDPETTGKQTWSDLRQRKKSLPVVAALAAGGPASERLGELLAADAKSNDFDTFSEEEFAARAALIEEAGGREWTSQEARRQHTIAIDALTGVEMPERVRAQLIALADFVVVRKR from the coding sequence ATGAGCACTGTTACTGGAACAAGAGGAGAGCCTGTGACCCCGGCCGCAGACACCGTCGATATTGTCGCGCTCCTGGAGCGTGGACGGACCCTGTCCTCACCGGTGCTGCGCGCTGCCATTGACCGGCTCGCACCGCCCATGGACACGGTCGCCGCCTACCACTTCGGCTGGATCGACGCCGAGGGACGCCCCGCCGACGGGGACGGCGGCAAGGCCGTGCGCCCCGCGCTCGCCCTGCTGTCGGCGGAGGCCGCCGGCGCGGCGGCCGAGGCCGGGATCCCCGGCGCCGTCGCGGTGGAACTCGTGCACAACTTCTCGCTGCTGCACGACGACCTGATGGACGGTGACGAACAGCGCCGCCACCGGGACACCGTCTGGAAGGTGCACGGTCCCGCTCAGGCGATCCTCGTCGGTGACGCGCTCTTCGCGCTGGCGAACGAGATCCTGCTGGAGCTCGGCACCGTCGAGGCAGGCCGTGCCACTCGCCGGCTGACCACCGCCACCAGGAAGCTGATCGACGGTCAGGCCCAGGACATCTCCTACGAGCACCGCGAACGGGTCACCGTCGAGGAGTGCCTGGAGATGGAGGGCAACAAGACGGGCGCCCTGCTCGCCTGCGCCGTCTCCATCGGTGCGGTGCTCGGCGGCGCCGACGACCGCACGGCGGACACGCTGGAGGCGTACGGCTACCACCTCGGCCTGGCGTTCCAGGCCGTCGATGACCTGCTCGGCATCTGGGGCGACCCGGAGACCACCGGGAAGCAGACCTGGAGCGATCTGCGCCAGCGCAAGAAGTCCCTGCCCGTCGTCGCGGCACTCGCAGCCGGCGGACCGGCGTCGGAACGGCTGGGCGAACTGCTCGCAGCCGACGCCAAGAGCAACGACTTCGACACCTTCTCCGAGGAGGAGTTCGCCGCACGGGCGGCTCTGATCGAGGAGGCGGGCGGCCGGGAGTGGACCTCGCAGGAGGCCCGCAGACAGCACACGATCGCGATCGACGCGCTCACCGGGGTCGAGATGCCGGAAAGGGTGCGGGCGCAGCTCATCGCGCTCGCCGACTTCGTCGTAGTACGGAAGAGATGA
- the hpnD gene encoding presqualene diphosphate synthase HpnD, which produces MSRTVEGQTPVSGPVMAAYTYCEAVTGQQARNFAYGIRLLPADKRQAMSALYAFSRRVDDIGDGELAPDIKRERLESTRELLGRIREGAVDEDDTDPVAVALTDAARRFPIPLGGLDELIDGVLMDVRGATYETWDDLEVYCRCVAGAIGRLSLGIFGNAASTAAADRASQYADTLGLALQLTNILRDVREDAGNGRTYLPADDLAKFGCSDGFHSATPPAGSDFAGLVHFEVRRARALFAEGYRLLPFLDRRSGACVAAMAGIYRRLLDRIERDPGAVLRGRVSLPGREKAYVAVRGLSGLDTRNITRQSARRRA; this is translated from the coding sequence GTGAGCCGGACCGTGGAGGGACAAACACCGGTTTCGGGGCCCGTGATGGCCGCGTACACGTACTGCGAGGCCGTCACGGGACAGCAGGCGCGGAATTTCGCGTACGGCATCAGGCTGCTGCCGGCCGACAAGCGGCAGGCGATGTCCGCGCTGTACGCCTTCTCGCGACGCGTGGACGACATCGGCGACGGCGAACTGGCACCCGACATCAAGCGGGAGCGGCTGGAGTCGACGCGTGAGCTGCTCGGGCGGATCCGCGAAGGAGCCGTGGACGAGGACGACACCGACCCGGTCGCGGTGGCCCTGACCGACGCGGCACGCCGGTTCCCCATCCCGCTCGGCGGGCTCGACGAGCTCATCGACGGCGTCCTGATGGACGTACGCGGCGCGACCTACGAGACCTGGGACGACCTGGAGGTCTACTGCCGTTGCGTCGCGGGCGCCATCGGTCGGCTCTCGCTCGGTATCTTCGGCAACGCCGCGAGTACGGCCGCCGCCGACCGGGCCTCCCAGTACGCCGACACGCTCGGCCTCGCGCTCCAGCTCACCAACATCCTCCGGGACGTCCGCGAGGACGCGGGCAACGGACGCACCTATCTGCCCGCCGACGACCTCGCCAAGTTCGGCTGTTCGGACGGCTTCCACAGCGCGACGCCGCCCGCGGGCTCCGACTTCGCCGGTCTTGTGCACTTCGAGGTCCGCCGCGCCCGCGCCCTGTTCGCCGAGGGCTACCGGCTGCTGCCCTTCCTCGACCGCCGCAGTGGGGCGTGTGTCGCCGCGATGGCGGGCATCTACCGGCGCCTCCTCGACCGCATCGAGCGCGACCCCGGGGCGGTCCTGCGCGGCCGGGTCTCGCTGCCGGGGCGGGAGAAGGCGTACGTCGCGGTCCGCGGCCTCTCCGGTCTCGACACCCGGAACATCACGCGTCAGAGCGCCCGGAGGCGCGCCTGA
- the hpnC gene encoding squalene synthase HpnC, with product MTGVRDAGTDGHARTTLDKASGENFPVAPFFLPRAWRDDLMAVYGYARLVDDIGDGDLASPAAEARLLGLDPARADDRLAMLDAFEADLHRVFSGSAGSTGPVEEPHHPILRALRPTVRRCALTPEPFLGLIAANRQDQTVRRYETYEDLLAYCELSANPVGRLVLQITGTASPERIRRSDAVCSALQIAEHLQDVAEDLGRDRIYLPARDMKEFHVQEADLAVPSAGASVRALIAYEAERARDLLNEGAPLVGSVHGRLKLLLAGFVAGGSAALQAVSAAGFDVLPGPPKPTKLGLLREMGAVLRGTRREG from the coding sequence GTGACGGGCGTCCGGGACGCGGGCACCGACGGCCATGCGCGCACCACACTGGACAAGGCATCCGGCGAGAACTTCCCGGTAGCACCGTTCTTCCTGCCGCGCGCCTGGCGCGACGACCTGATGGCGGTCTACGGCTATGCCCGGCTCGTCGACGACATCGGCGACGGGGACCTCGCGTCCCCCGCGGCCGAGGCCCGGCTTCTGGGTCTCGACCCCGCGCGCGCCGACGACCGCCTCGCGATGCTCGACGCGTTCGAGGCCGACCTGCACCGTGTCTTCAGCGGGTCCGCCGGATCCACCGGACCGGTCGAAGAGCCGCACCACCCCATCCTGCGCGCGCTCCGGCCGACCGTCCGCCGCTGCGCCCTCACCCCCGAACCCTTCCTCGGGCTGATCGCGGCCAACCGTCAGGACCAGACGGTCCGGCGCTACGAGACCTACGAGGACCTCCTCGCGTACTGCGAGCTCTCGGCCAACCCGGTCGGCCGTCTCGTCCTGCAGATCACGGGCACCGCCAGCCCCGAGCGCATCCGGCGGTCCGACGCCGTCTGCTCGGCGCTGCAGATCGCCGAGCACCTCCAGGACGTCGCCGAGGACCTCGGCCGCGACCGCATCTACCTGCCCGCCCGGGACATGAAGGAGTTTCATGTCCAGGAGGCGGATCTGGCCGTCCCGAGCGCGGGCGCTTCGGTGCGCGCGCTGATCGCCTACGAAGCCGAACGCGCCCGGGATCTGCTGAATGAAGGCGCCCCGCTGGTGGGTAGCGTCCATGGCAGGCTCAAGCTGCTGCTCGCCGGGTTCGTGGCCGGCGGAAGCGCCGCTCTCCAAGCGGTCTCCGCTGCCGGATTCGACGTGCTTCCCGGACCGCCCAAGCCCACCAAGCTCGGCCTGTTGCGCGAAATGGGAGCCGTCTTGCGAGGAACGCGTAGAGAGGGGTGA
- a CDS encoding ABC transporter ATP-binding protein, translating into MAEETIQGHIPTVIADDVHIVYRVNAGGGGKGAATAALSRIVGKDRSAARGVRKVHAVRGVTFTAYRGEAIGLIGSNGSGKSTLLRAIAGLLPTESGKVYTDGQPSLLGVNAALMNDLTGERNVILGGLAMGMSREEIRERYQGIVDFSGINEKGDFITLPMRTYSSGMAARLRFSIAAAKNHDVLMIDEALATGDRKFQIRSEERIRELRKEAGTVFLVSHSNKSIRDTCDRVLWLEKGELLMDGPTEEVVKAYEKETGK; encoded by the coding sequence GTGGCTGAGGAAACCATTCAGGGGCACATCCCCACCGTCATCGCCGACGACGTGCACATCGTGTACCGCGTCAACGCCGGTGGCGGCGGCAAGGGCGCGGCCACGGCGGCGCTCAGCCGGATCGTGGGCAAGGACAGGAGCGCCGCACGCGGCGTCCGCAAGGTGCACGCCGTACGCGGGGTGACCTTCACGGCCTACCGCGGCGAGGCCATCGGCCTCATCGGCTCGAACGGCTCCGGCAAGTCCACCCTGCTGCGGGCCATCGCCGGGCTGCTGCCGACGGAGAGCGGCAAGGTCTACACCGACGGCCAGCCGTCGCTGCTCGGCGTCAACGCGGCCCTGATGAACGATCTGACCGGCGAGCGCAACGTCATCCTCGGCGGTCTCGCCATGGGCATGTCGCGTGAGGAGATCCGCGAGCGGTACCAGGGGATCGTCGACTTCTCGGGCATCAACGAGAAGGGCGACTTCATCACCCTGCCGATGCGGACGTACTCGTCCGGCATGGCGGCGAGGCTGCGCTTCTCCATCGCGGCCGCCAAGAACCACGACGTGCTCATGATCGACGAGGCACTGGCCACCGGTGACCGCAAGTTCCAGATCCGTTCGGAAGAGCGCATCCGCGAGCTGCGCAAGGAGGCGGGCACGGTCTTCCTCGTCAGCCACAGCAACAAGTCGATCAGGGACACCTGCGACCGCGTCCTGTGGCTGGAGAAGGGCGAACTTCTGATGGACGGCCCGACCGAAGAGGTCGTCAAGGCGTACGAGAAGGAGACCGGCAAGTAA
- a CDS encoding ABC transporter permease, with product MSDTTHDGAVALSDRPSPDDGLSSAELAGKYGLSVSGARPGLTEYVRQIWGRRHFILAFSSAKLSAQYSQAKLGQVWQVATPLLNAAVYYFIFGLLLNTKRGLAPDVFIPFLVTGVFVFTFTQSSVMAGVRAISGNLGLVRALHFPRASLPISFALQQLQQLLYSMIVLIVVAVCFHSYPSLSWLLVIPILAMQFVFNTGLALIMARMGSKTPDLAQLMPFIMRTWMYTSGVMFSITVMLKGKPPWIAHVLQWNPATVYMDLVRFALIDGYGAENLPPHVWAAAAGWAVLLGLVGFVYFWKAEERYGRG from the coding sequence GTGAGTGACACAACCCATGACGGTGCGGTCGCGCTGAGCGACCGCCCGTCTCCCGACGACGGTCTGTCCTCGGCCGAGCTGGCCGGGAAGTACGGCCTGTCGGTGAGCGGTGCCCGGCCTGGGCTCACGGAGTACGTCCGCCAGATCTGGGGACGGCGCCACTTCATCCTGGCCTTCTCGTCCGCGAAACTGTCAGCCCAGTACAGCCAGGCCAAGCTGGGCCAGGTCTGGCAGGTGGCGACCCCGCTGCTCAACGCGGCGGTCTACTACTTCATCTTCGGCCTGCTCCTCAACACCAAGCGGGGGCTGGCGCCCGACGTCTTCATTCCCTTCCTGGTGACCGGGGTCTTCGTCTTCACCTTCACGCAGAGCTCGGTGATGGCCGGAGTCCGGGCGATCTCGGGCAACCTGGGGCTGGTGCGGGCGCTGCACTTCCCACGGGCCTCGCTGCCCATCTCGTTCGCGCTGCAGCAGCTCCAGCAGCTGCTGTACTCGATGATCGTGCTGATCGTGGTCGCCGTCTGCTTCCACAGCTACCCCTCGCTGTCCTGGCTCCTGGTCATCCCGATCCTGGCGATGCAGTTCGTGTTCAACACGGGGCTGGCCCTGATCATGGCGAGGATGGGCAGCAAGACGCCCGACCTCGCGCAGCTGATGCCGTTCATCATGCGCACCTGGATGTACACGTCGGGCGTGATGTTCTCCATCACGGTGATGCTCAAGGGCAAGCCGCCGTGGATCGCCCATGTGCTCCAGTGGAACCCGGCCACCGTCTACATGGACCTGGTCCGGTTCGCCCTGATCGACGGCTACGGCGCCGAGAACCTGCCCCCGCACGTCTGGGCGGCCGCAGCGGGATGGGCGGTTCTGCTGGGCCTCGTGGGCTTCGTGTACTTCTGGAAGGCTGAGGAGCGGTACGGCCGTGGCTGA